The following proteins are co-located in the Aggregatibacter aphrophilus ATCC 33389 genome:
- a CDS encoding FHA domain-containing protein: protein MHKLLLMVTHAFMLEKGTLPHCHFNQQGGIIGASKTANWKINNFKNEISDIEFEIKYYDADYCLIAHTSNIFINKSSYALPIGGIIRLKDNDIISLFNYEIRAKIFTNQAEIVTLQDELSFLVNNPSDKMVIGENNLKLEDFSLHTKTLQNTEKLLTLNQTELDPLLALKDSDITEDILNLGSSYMIDSDYKFFNPNINSSLEYYDPIELNILNKKDEASVNNLYNTPQDVFASLKPVTSIKSGDREEHDEEMLDPLFFIE from the coding sequence ATGCATAAACTTCTTCTTATGGTTACACATGCTTTTATGCTTGAGAAAGGAACTCTTCCCCATTGTCATTTTAATCAACAGGGCGGGATCATTGGTGCCAGCAAGACAGCAAACTGGAAGATAAATAATTTTAAAAATGAAATTTCTGATATTGAATTTGAAATAAAATATTACGATGCTGATTATTGTCTAATTGCGCATACATCAAATATTTTTATCAACAAATCTTCTTATGCTCTTCCTATAGGAGGAATAATTCGCTTAAAAGATAACGACATTATATCATTATTTAATTATGAAATAAGAGCTAAAATATTCACAAACCAGGCTGAAATAGTGACCTTACAAGATGAACTATCCTTTCTAGTAAATAACCCTTCAGATAAAATGGTTATTGGAGAAAATAATCTAAAACTAGAGGACTTTTCTCTCCATACTAAAACGTTACAAAACACTGAAAAATTGTTAACGCTAAATCAAACAGAATTAGATCCGTTACTAGCGCTCAAAGATTCAGATATCACTGAAGATATCTTGAATTTAGGCTCATCTTACATGATAGATTCTGACTATAAGTTTTTTAACCCCAATATAAATAGTAGCTTAGAATATTATGACCCAATAGAGCTAAACATTTTAAACAAGAAAGATGAAGCGTCGGTAAATAATCTATATAATACACCGCAAGATGTTTTTGCATCTTTAAAACCTGTCACTTCCATAAAAAGTGGAGACAGAGAAGAACATGATGAGGAAATGCTAGATCCTCTATTTTTTATAGAATAA
- the tssE gene encoding type VI secretion system baseplate subunit TssE, with the protein MSFWNRIKEASKETKTIVKKSESEIISELIRSIKKNIELVLNSKQGCTLCAPDFGLRDFNDSTATTRSLSQTIIADIRFNIERYEPRVRISRIEYIPDPYDVLQLNFRITCVVLLKQKNELTELNIILDSSNKRFKVV; encoded by the coding sequence ATGAGTTTTTGGAATCGAATTAAAGAAGCCTCAAAAGAAACAAAAACGATTGTTAAAAAAAGCGAATCAGAAATTATTAGTGAACTGATTCGCTCAATCAAGAAAAACATAGAATTGGTTCTCAACTCCAAACAAGGGTGCACATTATGTGCACCTGATTTTGGTTTAAGGGATTTCAACGATTCAACAGCAACAACACGTAGTTTAAGCCAAACAATTATTGCTGATATCCGCTTTAATATTGAACGTTATGAGCCTCGAGTAAGAATCTCAAGAATTGAATATATTCCGGATCCTTATGATGTCCTACAGCTTAATTTTCGTATAACGTGCGTCGTGTTATTAAAGCAGAAAAATGAATTAACTGAGTTAAATATTATTTTAGATAGTTCCAATAAAAGATTTAAGGTTGTGTAG
- a CDS encoding type VI secretion system domain-containing protein — MKYQSILQDIQGELFPVGIPDEEGSLFFTIDEQVMKFGSLQHDSINWDNLITHSQKYLSEVCKDYKVLQYFGYAVLYKNFALNFIDFIELFSEFNKKYLFLGHPKPSDNTLNRFKEKAISLIIERIENAFNNNSEIKFTALENDKLNKLFNDIFLQLDGYIANVKSVFDRLQPRIKEQTDSDESILTISKEPEDISLSKEHTAIQRTRNLDIPNIHEVDLQNVRKLKQMYLQIADITCSLEPTSILSYISRRFGLWHSISQLPEMDINGITAMQAVPADKLSDYRELVSSSPSLELLSRIEKTVTTSPYWVEGSYLSAKCCQALKMSEAAEAIKNVTRQFVSKFSTFSSAKFQNGEPFLSETVSIWLEENEASPQELKTVEQELNNFDEIYNSEGFVAVLKLIDEQLKQITDIRSKNYLQFEKIRYFLKEEMFTIALTELSELIDNCKKYTVEEWDNNFFIQLSGLKDKLLKDNQ, encoded by the coding sequence ATGAAATACCAAAGTATCTTGCAAGATATTCAAGGTGAATTATTTCCAGTGGGGATTCCTGACGAGGAAGGGAGTCTCTTTTTTACAATTGATGAACAAGTAATGAAATTTGGTTCATTGCAGCATGATAGTATTAATTGGGATAACTTAATTACTCATTCACAGAAGTATTTATCTGAGGTTTGTAAAGACTACAAGGTATTACAATATTTTGGTTATGCTGTCCTATATAAAAACTTCGCCTTAAACTTTATTGATTTTATTGAGTTATTCTCTGAATTTAATAAAAAATATCTTTTTTTAGGGCATCCAAAACCGTCGGATAATACATTAAATAGATTTAAAGAGAAAGCTATCAGTCTCATTATTGAACGAATTGAAAATGCGTTTAATAATAATTCGGAGATAAAATTTACCGCACTTGAAAATGACAAACTCAATAAACTTTTTAATGATATATTTTTACAATTAGATGGATATATAGCAAATGTAAAAAGTGTATTTGATCGATTACAACCTCGAATTAAGGAACAAACAGATAGCGATGAATCTATTCTAACAATATCTAAAGAACCTGAAGACATTTCGTTATCAAAGGAACACACAGCGATTCAACGCACTAGAAATTTAGATATCCCGAATATCCATGAAGTTGATTTACAAAACGTACGGAAACTAAAGCAGATGTATCTCCAAATTGCAGATATAACTTGCTCACTTGAACCTACATCAATACTGAGCTACATCAGTCGTCGTTTTGGATTGTGGCATAGTATCTCACAATTACCCGAGATGGATATCAATGGAATAACTGCAATGCAAGCTGTTCCAGCAGATAAATTAAGTGATTATAGAGAATTAGTCTCGTCTTCTCCCAGTTTAGAGTTACTTAGTCGAATTGAAAAAACGGTAACAACAAGTCCATACTGGGTAGAAGGGAGTTACTTATCAGCCAAGTGTTGCCAAGCATTAAAAATGAGTGAAGCGGCAGAAGCAATTAAAAATGTAACTAGACAGTTTGTAAGTAAATTCTCTACATTCTCTTCTGCAAAATTCCAAAATGGGGAGCCATTTTTATCAGAAACAGTATCAATTTGGCTAGAAGAAAATGAAGCCTCCCCACAAGAATTAAAAACTGTAGAACAAGAACTAAATAATTTTGATGAAATTTATAATTCTGAGGGATTTGTTGCTGTACTAAAATTAATTGATGAACAACTAAAACAGATAACAGACATACGCTCAAAAAACTATCTTCAATTTGAAAAAATACGTTATTTTTTGAAAGAAGAAATGTTTACTATTGCCCTGACTGAGCTTTCTGAATTAATTGATAACTGTAAAAAATATACTGTAGAAGAATGGGATAATAATTTCTTTATACAGTTATCAGGATTAAAAGATAAATTATTAAAGGATAATCAATGA
- the tssF gene encoding type VI secretion system baseplate subunit TssF, whose protein sequence is MSLKEFFRAELDFLKKDGRHFSKAYPHLSRFLSDEIIDPEAERIIESFAFLTARLKEKIQDNLPELTQSMMQLLWPNYLRPLPSCAILKFSPKDRSITTKHIIPKGTFVSSKPVDGTPCQFQTTMDVSVYPILLNSVTSSTATETTFIEFNLENISDGDFASLKCDELSFYLSGSDYSALTYYQWIFNYLTKIYVKAGEDIIKLPVDCIEPQGFSENEALIPYPENAFNGYRLIQEFFFFPKKFYFFKLRKLQILLKSLTQKNFKLLFEFNRPLPKDLKLTSSDFSLYCSPIINLFEHDAIPINFDGKKVLYPVIPVGFNRSHFEIFSITDVLGSSMIKDPSRNNRIQQYSNFESFAHNNTSTRFYKSVIKESVEEDGYEYYVSFVSREHKNLEGIRETISINLKCTNHNLPELLGIGDICMPSQNTPSYIEFKNITLPIKTVRPILDEKLHWKLISNLSLNYLSLTHLDVLRDVLSTYDFPAINDIQARRRTEKRLSGIESLETKKSDRIIKGIIYRGQKSTLRIDSNTFLCEGELFLFGAILSEFFRLYGTINSFHFLEVINTNNNETFKWEQKISLQNMI, encoded by the coding sequence ATGTCTTTGAAAGAATTTTTTAGAGCCGAGTTAGATTTCTTAAAAAAAGATGGTCGGCATTTCTCAAAGGCTTACCCTCACTTATCTCGTTTTTTGTCTGATGAAATTATTGATCCTGAGGCAGAAAGAATTATAGAGTCTTTTGCTTTTCTTACTGCTCGCCTAAAAGAAAAAATTCAAGATAATTTACCTGAATTAACTCAATCTATGATGCAGCTACTTTGGCCTAACTATCTACGACCTTTACCTAGCTGTGCAATTTTAAAATTTTCACCCAAGGATCGCTCGATCACAACAAAACATATTATTCCTAAAGGAACTTTTGTTTCATCAAAACCAGTAGATGGCACCCCATGTCAATTTCAGACAACTATGGATGTTTCTGTTTACCCGATTTTATTAAATTCAGTAACAAGCAGTACAGCAACAGAAACAACTTTTATAGAATTTAACTTAGAAAATATTTCAGATGGTGACTTTGCATCACTAAAATGTGATGAATTATCTTTCTATTTATCCGGTAGTGATTATAGCGCGTTAACCTACTATCAATGGATTTTTAATTATTTAACTAAAATCTATGTTAAAGCAGGCGAAGACATTATAAAACTGCCTGTAGATTGCATTGAGCCTCAAGGATTTAGTGAAAATGAAGCTTTAATACCATATCCAGAGAATGCCTTTAATGGGTATAGATTAATACAAGAATTTTTCTTTTTTCCTAAAAAATTTTACTTTTTTAAACTAAGAAAATTGCAAATACTTTTAAAATCTCTGACTCAAAAAAATTTCAAATTATTATTTGAGTTTAATAGACCTTTACCAAAAGATTTAAAACTAACTAGTTCAGATTTTTCACTCTATTGCTCACCTATTATTAATTTATTTGAGCATGATGCAATTCCTATTAATTTTGATGGAAAAAAGGTTTTATATCCAGTCATTCCTGTAGGTTTTAATCGTAGTCATTTTGAAATTTTTAGTATAACAGATGTTCTAGGATCATCAATGATCAAAGATCCTTCTAGAAACAACAGGATTCAGCAGTATTCAAATTTTGAATCCTTTGCACATAACAATACATCTACTAGATTCTATAAATCAGTAATAAAAGAGAGTGTTGAAGAAGATGGATATGAATATTATGTTTCTTTTGTATCTAGAGAACATAAAAACTTAGAAGGAATAAGAGAAACAATCTCAATTAATCTAAAATGTACAAACCATAATTTACCTGAATTACTTGGTATTGGTGATATTTGTATGCCATCGCAAAATACACCATCTTATATAGAATTTAAAAATATAACTCTTCCAATAAAAACTGTGAGACCTATATTAGATGAAAAGCTTCATTGGAAATTAATTTCTAATTTATCATTAAATTACTTATCCTTAACTCACTTAGATGTGCTAAGAGATGTTCTTTCAACCTATGACTTCCCTGCAATAAATGATATACAAGCCCGAAGAAGAACAGAAAAGAGATTATCAGGAATAGAATCTTTAGAGACCAAAAAGTCAGATAGAATTATAAAAGGTATTATTTATAGAGGTCAAAAATCAACTTTAAGGATAGATAGCAATACTTTCTTATGTGAAGGTGAATTATTTTTATTTGGCGCTATTTTATCTGAGTTTTTTAGACTATATGGAACCATTAATTCATTTCATTTTCTAGAGGTAATTAATACAAATAATAACGAGACATTCAAATGGGAACAGAAGATCTCTCTCCAAAATATGATCTAA
- the tssG gene encoding type VI secretion system baseplate subunit TssG — protein MGTEDLSPKYDLTDFNFHQLIEVVAKASSANLELLENTLLEDSLYLFSSNPKISFPLGDIEKVNIINRDNKTQFNIVVNFLGLQGSSGPLPGSVLDEIAEEFYESEHIKIKYLDFFNHHLISLLHQIWRKYKYYIKFKEDFSDIYSKNMMSLIGISREYSEYSHLKWDKIFYYLGIIQSRIRTPQVLSTIIQYYFSLDKVEIKEHARQLVQLNSEQRSSLGNNNMMLGDDFIAGDVVESFSNKFEVAIHNLDISQFYQFLPLGHKYTELKELIRFLLKDPLPYDISLGLHPQTHSTFVLGENKSSLLGWTTLLNSAFDNSYSLDAVTIEGQR, from the coding sequence ATGGGAACAGAAGATCTCTCTCCAAAATATGATCTAACAGATTTTAACTTTCACCAACTTATTGAAGTAGTGGCAAAAGCATCATCAGCCAATTTAGAATTATTAGAAAATACTCTATTAGAAGATTCATTATATCTATTTTCAAGCAATCCTAAAATTAGTTTCCCACTTGGTGATATTGAGAAAGTAAATATCATAAATAGAGATAATAAGACTCAATTTAATATTGTAGTAAATTTTTTAGGGTTACAAGGCTCCTCTGGGCCATTACCTGGGTCTGTTTTAGATGAAATTGCTGAAGAGTTTTATGAGAGTGAGCATATAAAGATAAAATATTTAGACTTCTTTAATCACCACCTCATTAGTCTTTTACATCAAATTTGGAGAAAGTATAAATACTATATTAAATTTAAAGAAGACTTCTCAGATATTTATTCAAAGAATATGATGAGTCTTATTGGCATATCTAGAGAATATTCAGAATATTCTCATCTAAAATGGGATAAGATCTTCTATTACCTAGGAATAATCCAATCTAGAATTAGAACTCCTCAAGTTCTAAGTACTATAATTCAATATTATTTCTCCTTAGATAAGGTTGAAATAAAAGAACATGCACGCCAATTAGTTCAATTAAACTCAGAACAAAGAAGTTCTCTTGGTAACAATAATATGATGTTAGGTGATGATTTTATTGCAGGTGATGTCGTTGAATCTTTTTCGAATAAATTTGAGGTGGCTATACATAATTTAGATATCAGCCAATTCTACCAGTTCTTACCCTTAGGCCATAAGTATACGGAATTAAAAGAATTGATCCGTTTTTTACTGAAGGATCCTTTACCTTACGATATCTCTTTAGGATTACATCCTCAAACTCATTCAACTTTTGTTTTAGGAGAAAATAAATCTAGTCTTTTAGGATGGACTACATTATTAAATTCAGCATTTGATAATTCATATTCTTTAGATGCAGTAACAATAGAGGGACAACGATAG
- the tssJ gene encoding type VI secretion system lipoprotein TssJ, translating to MKLKQLFTLIPALIIVGCSSNEPGENPRLSKASTYSLSIYATDRANINIYSPKDDAISVVSDEVNMDYDSSAFDSPKGETKRPRSANEYKNNLKASSSNPSNDKQVIQQENGKADLRATPVMLKVFQLTDKSLFLSSTYDDFRGSDFTDSLGKTYISNIDLIIAPNQFRFIEPEALNEKTHYIGVVALFNGYENRKWKGIVQVRPKGGESYPLLIRVLDSKVEIYKDN from the coding sequence ATGAAACTAAAACAACTATTTACACTAATCCCTGCGCTGATCATTGTGGGATGTTCTTCTAATGAACCAGGAGAAAACCCGCGACTGTCTAAAGCGTCAACATATTCACTTTCTATCTATGCTACTGATCGTGCAAATATTAACATTTACTCTCCAAAGGACGATGCAATTTCAGTTGTAAGTGATGAAGTAAATATGGATTATGATAGTTCAGCTTTTGATAGTCCAAAGGGAGAGACTAAACGTCCTCGTAGTGCCAATGAATACAAAAATAATCTTAAAGCAAGCAGTTCAAATCCTTCAAACGATAAGCAAGTTATCCAACAAGAGAATGGTAAAGCTGATTTACGAGCAACACCTGTTATGTTAAAAGTTTTTCAGTTAACAGATAAATCCTTGTTCTTAAGTAGTACATACGATGATTTTCGCGGGAGCGACTTTACTGACTCCTTAGGCAAAACCTATATATCTAATATTGATCTAATTATTGCACCAAACCAATTTAGATTTATTGAACCAGAAGCATTAAATGAAAAAACTCACTATATTGGCGTTGTTGCCTTATTTAATGGATATGAAAATAGAAAATGGAAAGGTATTGTCCAAGTAAGACCAAAAGGCGGCGAAAGCTATCCATTATTAATTCGTGTGCTAGATTCTAAGGTTGAAATCTATAAGGATAATTAA
- the icmH gene encoding type IVB secretion system protein IcmH/DotU yields MRHNELEVIDSYDGELTNNLPIDRINITNNVPVINEKTDLLYDQVGQVDFDIDYDFQLQTASYNPLVELANPLLATALRMRKILQLDDISSLYTRMQNEIIALSEKVKMLNYDSAFQLSFRYCVCTFIDEMVMATPWGSRSAWGQRSLLAYFHNETWGGEKFYSILSRTMLEPEKYHELLEFMYICLALGFKGQYALKSHGQENIQNILIKLQKTLRPLRGYDYQRKSKTHLYERDYTVKKPLSLSRLFLGTLLIFSLIYFLYSMYLNSYSTEIINNINDIMNKS; encoded by the coding sequence ATGAGACATAATGAATTAGAAGTAATTGATTCATATGATGGTGAGCTAACTAATAATTTACCAATAGATCGTATTAATATTACAAATAATGTACCTGTTATAAATGAAAAAACAGATTTATTATATGATCAGGTTGGACAGGTTGACTTTGATATAGACTATGATTTTCAACTACAAACAGCCTCTTATAATCCTCTCGTGGAATTGGCTAACCCTTTGCTAGCCACGGCATTAAGAATGAGAAAAATTTTGCAGTTAGACGATATTTCCAGTTTGTATACTAGAATGCAGAATGAGATTATTGCACTAAGCGAAAAAGTTAAAATGCTTAATTATGATAGTGCATTCCAATTATCATTTAGGTATTGTGTTTGTACATTTATTGATGAAATGGTAATGGCAACCCCTTGGGGGAGCAGATCGGCTTGGGGACAGCGTTCCCTATTAGCATATTTCCATAATGAAACTTGGGGAGGGGAAAAATTTTATTCTATTTTATCTCGAACCATGTTAGAGCCTGAAAAATATCATGAGTTACTAGAGTTCATGTATATTTGTTTAGCATTAGGATTTAAAGGTCAATACGCCTTAAAATCACATGGCCAAGAAAATATCCAAAATATTCTTATAAAGTTACAAAAAACATTACGTCCTTTGCGTGGCTATGATTATCAGCGAAAATCTAAGACTCATCTATACGAACGTGATTATACGGTTAAAAAACCATTATCACTGAGTCGGTTATTCTTAGGAACATTGCTAATTTTCTCACTCATCTATTTTCTCTACAGTATGTATCTAAATTCTTACTCTACAGAAATCATAAACAATATTAATGATATTATGAATAAATCTTAA
- the tssK gene encoding type VI secretion system baseplate subunit TssK, which translates to MSVSNRVLWKEGLFIRPQHFQQESRFFATQLKQLLDISAYSFGFEKLSFDNHQLSYGKLAISECKGAMPDGTLFELPLTDSLPSSITIDSRFIGKIIYFSLPINTGTEIEIDYSLEDSLIDSRGEILFTEIKDTHSETGNYAQLELIKNQYRLKSSLDDLSNYVSLPVARIKDVTPDHQVILDETFFPTALNIKAIPELIRKLSELSELISLRAQNLAGRMNNPEQSGVADVNDFLMLLTLNRVLPLIKTVAKSGKEHPATVYELLASLRSELATFILQERFSDTYYDYIHDNPALSLVPLCADIKSYLSVVTNARALPLPVVAHQYGIYTSQIKDTSLYTSSEFIIAVKAHLQPELLKTQFVQQTKISSIEQINKLVHLQLPGVPLHALPVAPRYLPYHSGFMYFQLDKTSPYWKSIASSAGFGFHITGNYPGLEIEFWAIRGDLT; encoded by the coding sequence ATGTCTGTATCAAATCGTGTTTTGTGGAAAGAGGGGCTGTTTATCCGCCCCCAGCATTTTCAGCAAGAAAGTCGTTTTTTTGCGACTCAGTTGAAACAACTTCTTGATATTTCAGCATATAGCTTCGGCTTTGAAAAATTATCTTTTGATAATCACCAGCTTTCTTATGGAAAATTAGCCATTTCTGAATGTAAAGGAGCCATGCCTGATGGTACACTTTTTGAACTTCCGTTAACAGACAGTTTGCCTTCATCAATTACTATTGATAGCAGGTTTATTGGAAAAATAATTTATTTTAGTCTACCGATAAATACAGGAACCGAAATAGAAATAGATTATTCACTTGAAGATTCACTGATTGATTCAAGAGGTGAGATATTATTCACAGAAATTAAGGACACTCATAGTGAAACTGGCAACTATGCACAATTGGAATTAATTAAGAACCAATATCGCTTAAAATCATCATTAGATGATCTCAGTAATTATGTCTCATTACCAGTCGCTAGAATTAAGGATGTTACCCCTGATCATCAAGTCATTCTAGATGAAACATTTTTTCCTACTGCGCTTAACATAAAAGCCATTCCTGAATTAATCAGAAAATTATCTGAGTTATCAGAACTTATTTCTTTACGAGCACAAAATCTCGCAGGTAGAATGAACAACCCAGAGCAGTCTGGCGTTGCTGATGTAAATGATTTCTTAATGCTATTAACATTAAATCGGGTACTCCCTTTAATAAAAACCGTTGCTAAATCTGGCAAGGAACACCCAGCTACAGTTTATGAATTATTGGCGTCCTTACGTAGTGAACTCGCAACATTTATATTGCAGGAAAGATTTTCAGATACTTATTATGATTATATTCACGATAACCCTGCTCTTTCATTAGTACCTCTATGTGCTGATATTAAATCCTATTTAAGCGTGGTCACAAATGCTCGAGCGTTGCCATTGCCTGTGGTTGCACATCAATATGGCATCTATACCTCACAAATCAAAGATACATCGCTGTATACGAGTTCTGAATTCATTATTGCTGTTAAAGCACATTTACAGCCAGAACTATTAAAAACTCAATTTGTTCAACAAACAAAGATATCCAGTATAGAGCAAATAAATAAATTGGTTCATCTACAATTACCTGGCGTACCCCTTCATGCATTACCTGTAGCGCCTAGATATTTACCTTATCACTCAGGCTTTATGTATTTTCAACTAGATAAAACTTCCCCATATTGGAAAAGTATTGCATCCTCAGCTGGTTTTGGTTTTCATATAACCGGCAATTATCCAGGATTAGAGATTGAATTTTGGGCGATTAGAGGAGACTTAACATGA
- a CDS encoding type VI secretion system-associated protein TagO gives MTRVYSSILKKLFFVCFLSVISFYTYPATEQVERCTSIKSNVNRLACFDELFKTPIRSQHIDNTVISNTIPSAVSDIFALAKNTNIETDNELEVVLSSLDDKAAIYIACKDNITRFQIVMDRPVTKNPLTVEIANTETQQSASKINWQNAERGYMLDAGRGLYAIQQLKAILYIDTFSVLIPQEKRSFTFKNNGLASKVAPIRKECGW, from the coding sequence ATGACTCGAGTTTATTCTTCTATTTTAAAAAAACTGTTCTTTGTATGTTTTTTAAGTGTAATTAGCTTTTATACTTATCCCGCAACAGAGCAAGTGGAACGGTGCACTTCCATTAAATCCAATGTGAATCGATTAGCCTGTTTTGATGAATTGTTTAAAACACCAATTCGCTCTCAGCACATTGATAATACAGTTATAAGCAATACGATTCCAAGTGCAGTTAGTGACATTTTTGCTTTAGCAAAAAATACTAATATAGAAACAGATAATGAACTTGAAGTTGTTTTATCAAGTCTTGATGATAAAGCTGCAATTTATATAGCCTGTAAAGATAATATAACTCGCTTTCAGATTGTTATGGATAGACCTGTTACGAAAAATCCTTTAACTGTCGAAATTGCTAATACCGAAACTCAACAGTCAGCTTCTAAAATTAATTGGCAAAATGCTGAACGGGGTTATATGTTAGACGCAGGACGAGGGCTTTATGCAATTCAACAGCTAAAGGCTATTCTTTATATTGATACATTTTCAGTGCTCATCCCACAAGAGAAGAGATCGTTTACTTTTAAGAACAATGGGCTAGCCTCAAAGGTTGCGCCAATAAGAAAAGAATGTGGTTGGTAA
- the tssC gene encoding type VI secretion system contractile sheath large subunit produces the protein MVAKNKAAQTEQQATTTSLLDQVMEQTRFKPENEDYTIAQRGIAEFISEMLKTDNTDAVVNKTLIDEMIVRLDEKIGHQVDEILHNQKFQEIESAWRGLKLLVDRTDFRENIKIEVLNVTKEELLDDFEYATDITQSGLYKHVYSANYGQFGGEPVAAIVGNYTFTPAAPDIKLLQYVSSVGAMSHAPFISAAGPEFFGLDSYASLSEIKEVKDIFEGPRYAKWRALRESEDSKYLALTMPRFLSRLPYDPIENPTKRFNYQETIAGEHNNYLWSNVAFLMASKVTESFAKYRWCPNIIGPQSGGAVEDLPVHLFESFGQLQAKIPTEVLITDRKEFELADEGFIPLTMRKGSDNAAFFSANSVQKPKKFPNTEEGKLAETNYKLGTQLPYMFIVNRLAHYLKVLQREQIGSWKERQDLERELNVWLKQYVSDQENPPAEVRSRRPLRAAKVEVSSVAGEPGWYKVSLSVRPHFKYMGASFDLSLVGRLDLDDK, from the coding sequence ATGGTTGCAAAAAATAAGGCGGCTCAAACAGAACAACAAGCGACAACAACAAGCTTGCTTGATCAGGTAATGGAACAAACTCGTTTTAAACCTGAGAATGAAGATTATACTATTGCTCAGCGTGGTATTGCAGAATTTATTTCTGAAATGTTAAAAACCGATAATACTGATGCGGTAGTAAATAAAACACTTATCGATGAGATGATTGTCCGTCTTGACGAAAAAATTGGTCATCAAGTAGATGAAATTTTACATAATCAAAAATTCCAAGAAATTGAGTCTGCATGGCGTGGTTTAAAATTACTAGTAGACAGAACTGACTTCCGCGAAAATATTAAAATAGAAGTTTTAAACGTAACCAAGGAAGAACTCTTAGACGATTTTGAATATGCGACAGACATTACTCAAAGCGGTCTATATAAACATGTTTATTCAGCAAATTACGGACAGTTTGGTGGTGAACCGGTAGCAGCAATTGTTGGTAACTATACATTCACACCAGCAGCACCAGATATTAAATTGTTACAATACGTTTCTTCCGTAGGCGCTATGTCTCATGCGCCATTTATCTCAGCGGCAGGTCCTGAATTCTTTGGTTTAGATAGTTATGCATCACTTTCTGAAATCAAAGAAGTCAAAGATATTTTTGAAGGTCCTAGATACGCAAAATGGCGGGCCTTACGAGAATCTGAAGATTCAAAATACTTGGCCTTAACTATGCCTCGTTTCTTATCTCGTTTGCCGTATGATCCAATTGAAAATCCAACAAAAAGATTTAACTATCAAGAAACTATCGCTGGTGAGCACAACAATTACTTATGGAGTAACGTCGCATTCTTAATGGCTTCAAAAGTAACTGAAAGTTTTGCTAAATACCGTTGGTGTCCAAATATTATTGGTCCTCAAAGCGGTGGTGCCGTTGAAGATTTACCAGTTCACTTATTTGAGTCCTTTGGTCAACTACAAGCTAAAATTCCAACTGAAGTGCTAATTACTGATCGTAAAGAATTTGAACTTGCTGATGAGGGATTTATCCCTTTAACGATGCGTAAAGGTAGTGATAATGCAGCATTCTTCTCAGCAAACTCAGTGCAAAAACCTAAAAAATTCCCGAATACAGAGGAAGGCAAACTCGCTGAAACAAACTATAAACTTGGTACTCAACTACCTTACATGTTTATTGTGAATCGCTTAGCACATTACTTAAAAGTATTACAACGTGAGCAAATTGGTTCATGGAAAGAGCGTCAAGATCTTGAACGTGAGCTAAATGTGTGGCTAAAACAATATGTTTCAGATCAAGAAAACCCACCAGCAGAGGTACGCAGCCGTCGTCCATTACGAGCAGCTAAAGTAGAAGTGTCCAGTGTAGCTGGAGAACCAGGCTGGTATAAAGTTTCATTATCTGTACGTCCACACTTTAAATATATGGGAGCAAGTTTTGATCTTTCTCTTGTTGGTCGTTTAGATCTTGATGATAAATAA